A part of Nocardioides sp. WS12 genomic DNA contains:
- a CDS encoding DUF3097 domain-containing protein produces MDRYGTDVMAGDWKVPKRGRAVETAGDIGLVVEEVTTDWCGEIVAVDRDLDTLTLEDRRGKRRTFPLGPGFLLEGKPVILTAPLRAGASGPAKPTRTASGSIAVHDAQARVARASRIFVEGRHDAELVEKVWGDDLRIEGVVVEYLGGVDDLADHLVSFKPGPQRKVGVLVDHLVRGSKESRIADAIARGPNGKHVRIVGHPFIDVWQAVKPDRIGLREWPTIPRSIEWKKGVCQHLGWPHRDQADIARAWKHILSKVDSYADLEPALLGRVEELIDFVAGP; encoded by the coding sequence GTGGATCGCTACGGGACCGACGTGATGGCCGGCGACTGGAAGGTCCCCAAACGGGGCCGCGCCGTGGAGACAGCCGGAGACATCGGCCTGGTCGTCGAAGAGGTGACCACCGACTGGTGCGGCGAGATCGTGGCCGTCGACCGCGACCTCGACACGCTGACCCTCGAGGACCGACGCGGCAAGCGTCGTACCTTCCCGCTCGGCCCGGGCTTCCTGCTCGAGGGCAAGCCCGTGATCCTCACCGCTCCCCTACGGGCCGGCGCGTCCGGCCCGGCGAAGCCGACGCGCACCGCAAGTGGATCGATCGCCGTCCACGACGCCCAGGCCCGCGTGGCGCGGGCCAGCCGGATCTTCGTCGAGGGACGCCACGACGCCGAACTGGTCGAGAAGGTCTGGGGCGACGACCTGCGCATCGAGGGCGTGGTGGTCGAGTACCTCGGCGGCGTCGACGACCTCGCCGACCACCTGGTGTCCTTCAAGCCGGGTCCGCAACGCAAGGTCGGCGTTCTCGTCGACCACCTGGTGCGTGGCTCCAAGGAGTCCCGGATCGCCGACGCCATCGCGCGCGGCCCCAACGGCAAGCACGTCCGGATCGTCGGCCACCCGTTCATCGATGTGTGGCAGGCGGTCAAGCCGGACCGGATCGGCCTCCGGGAATGGCCGACCATCCCCCGCTCGATCGAGTGGAAGAAGGGCGTGTGCCAGCACCTCGGCTGGCCGCACCGCGATCAGGCCGACATCGCCCGCGCGTGGAAGCACATCTTGTCGAAGGTGGACTCGTACGCCGACCTCGAACCCGCCCTGCTGGGCCGGGTCGAGGAACTGATCGACTTCGTCGCCGGCCCCTGA
- a CDS encoding DUF6752 domain-containing protein, which yields MSERKNRLRAQARDKVPEPVAKRLRDPSGLRARVAALEIEVQENRQLNRRIAELTDVVAELLIPLEARDQARVDEVLKQFRAGL from the coding sequence ATGAGCGAGCGCAAGAACCGCCTGCGTGCCCAGGCCAGGGACAAGGTCCCGGAGCCCGTGGCGAAGCGACTTCGTGACCCCAGCGGCCTGCGCGCCCGCGTGGCTGCGCTCGAGATCGAGGTCCAGGAGAACCGTCAGCTCAACCGACGGATCGCCGAACTCACCGATGTCGTGGCCGAGTTGCTGATCCCGCTCGAGGCCCGTGACCAGGCCCGCGTCGACGAGGTGCTCAAGCAGTTCCGCGCGGGTCTCTGA
- a CDS encoding class I SAM-dependent methyltransferase, which produces MTAVVSDDGLLLPADTRPLLVEIDGHYVWSTTPVRDGEPREGGVLVPWPGVLRPFLNGRGRIRVTDTSGDDVLYDDEVGLGDGEGTLAVVDKAGNRLSVDKVGHLARSFADTGEAIREEIMAGTSRAIEDLRTYAKVDAYLNYGALLGAIREGRMLAHDSDTDLCYLSPHSSPADIITESYRIGRAMRARGWNLLRMSGGDIKLLLPLSDGRTCHIDVFVAFHVGDTFFQLGNRSGDLPRDTIVPFSTIELHGYEFPAPRDTDAMLSFLYGPQWRTPDPSFRYADPAAGVRRLDGWLRGFRAEMGRWTEFFASPDVRRVPNTSSSFAHWAEKRFGDLPVVELGPGTGRDALWFSRRGHRVAALDFSRGALGFIRRRNRKRELTVKVDQLILGELRSTLMHGTRLARDPHHLYARHLIGCLDEPALDQLWLLARMALRPGGGRLFLEFSAAAAGDAAEDGTPGEPHGLVRRVAPATIQAAIERAGGVVEHLSVDPGEDMYDAPDPAVCRIRAHWPQPKETT; this is translated from the coding sequence GTCTCCTTCTTCCTGCCGACACCCGGCCGCTCCTGGTCGAGATCGATGGCCACTACGTGTGGTCGACGACGCCGGTGCGTGACGGCGAACCCCGCGAGGGTGGCGTCCTGGTCCCGTGGCCCGGCGTGCTGCGCCCGTTCTTGAACGGCCGTGGCCGGATCCGGGTCACGGACACCTCCGGTGATGACGTCCTGTACGACGACGAGGTCGGCCTGGGCGACGGGGAAGGCACGCTCGCTGTGGTCGACAAGGCGGGCAACCGCCTCTCGGTCGACAAGGTCGGCCACCTGGCGCGTTCCTTCGCCGACACCGGTGAGGCGATCCGCGAAGAGATCATGGCCGGCACCAGTCGGGCGATCGAGGACCTGCGCACCTACGCCAAGGTCGACGCCTACCTCAACTACGGTGCCCTGCTCGGAGCGATCCGGGAGGGGCGGATGCTCGCGCACGACTCCGACACCGACCTGTGTTACCTCTCGCCGCACTCCTCGCCGGCCGACATCATCACCGAGTCCTACAGGATCGGGCGCGCGATGCGTGCGCGCGGCTGGAACCTGCTCCGGATGTCCGGTGGCGACATCAAGCTCCTGTTGCCCCTGTCCGACGGCCGGACCTGCCACATCGACGTGTTCGTGGCCTTCCACGTCGGCGACACGTTCTTCCAGCTCGGCAACCGCAGCGGGGACCTGCCCCGCGACACGATCGTCCCGTTCTCGACGATCGAGCTCCACGGCTACGAGTTCCCGGCGCCGCGTGACACCGACGCGATGCTGTCCTTCCTGTACGGCCCGCAGTGGCGCACGCCGGACCCGTCCTTCCGCTACGCCGACCCGGCGGCCGGCGTACGACGCCTCGACGGCTGGCTCCGCGGTTTCCGCGCCGAGATGGGTCGCTGGACGGAGTTCTTCGCCAGCCCCGACGTCCGGAGGGTGCCGAACACGTCATCGTCCTTCGCGCACTGGGCAGAGAAGCGCTTCGGGGACCTGCCCGTGGTCGAACTCGGCCCCGGGACCGGTCGCGACGCCCTGTGGTTCTCGCGCCGCGGGCACCGGGTCGCCGCTCTCGACTTCTCGCGCGGTGCGCTCGGCTTCATCCGGCGCCGCAACCGCAAGCGCGAACTCACCGTCAAGGTCGATCAGCTGATCCTCGGCGAGCTCCGATCCACCCTGATGCACGGCACCCGGCTGGCTCGCGATCCCCACCACCTCTATGCCCGACACCTGATCGGTTGCCTCGACGAGCCGGCGCTCGACCAGTTGTGGCTGCTGGCGCGGATGGCGCTGCGGCCCGGAGGTGGCCGGTTGTTCCTCGAGTTCTCCGCTGCTGCCGCGGGAGACGCGGCCGAGGACGGTACGCCCGGTGAACCGCACGGACTCGTGCGCCGGGTGGCCCCGGCCACGATCCAGGCAGCCATCGAGCGCGCCGGAGGTGTCGTCGAGCACCTGTCCGTCGATCCCGGTGAAGACATGTACGACGCGCCGGATCCCGCCGTGTGCCGGATCCGCGCCCACTGGCCGCAACCGAAGGAGACCACATGA